From Saccharothrix espanaensis DSM 44229, the proteins below share one genomic window:
- a CDS encoding Uma2 family endonuclease, with amino-acid sequence MTVGSGPSAWRAGLRVAAALEAACPPGLVVVPAPFAVRASRADGVWPDVLVVRDEKSTEVLSPVAPLLVVDVVPPGCAVDDANARKSAYERMGVECYWRVDPVTSLVTVCELDDDGRYGPVTEVAGTEVFDAVRPFPVRIVAGGSARR; translated from the coding sequence TTGACGGTCGGCTCGGGCCCGTCCGCTTGGCGGGCGGGCCTCCGGGTCGCTGCGGCGCTGGAGGCGGCGTGTCCGCCCGGCCTCGTGGTCGTGCCCGCGCCGTTCGCGGTGCGGGCGTCCCGGGCGGACGGGGTCTGGCCGGACGTCCTGGTGGTTCGGGACGAGAAGTCGACCGAGGTGCTGTCGCCGGTCGCGCCGCTGCTGGTCGTGGACGTCGTCCCGCCCGGCTGCGCGGTGGACGACGCGAACGCCAGGAAGTCGGCGTACGAGCGGATGGGCGTGGAGTGCTACTGGCGGGTCGACCCGGTCACGTCGCTGGTCACCGTCTGCGAGTTGGACGACGACGGCCGCTACGGGCCGGTGACCGAGGTGGCCGGGACCGAGGTGTTCGACGCCGTGCGGCCGTTCCCGGTGCGGATCGTGGCCGGGGGTTCGGCCCGGAGATGA
- a CDS encoding LysR family transcriptional regulator — MTLNFAQLRAFLAVVDEGGFGTAAESLGLTQSAVSHAVAALERTLGQPVLHRRGAVRPTAFGHDVLAHARTAVAASVALTDLAARRNGLAQGTVKLAAPPTVCQGLLPDLLARWRDEFPHVRIRVFEGEDDEVADWLGNGTVEIAVVVDPPPGAGALVGEDAFHVLMREDHPLAGQAAVDVADLVDDPFLLSCGGCERHVRVVCQGLPITPVHRVRELGTLLAMVRAGIGISLVPGLLAAMLTPGLVLVPLTRRVTRRLVVSGPPDREWHPAVTALVASVDAGR; from the coding sequence ATGACGTTGAACTTCGCCCAGCTCCGCGCGTTCCTCGCGGTGGTCGACGAGGGCGGGTTCGGCACCGCCGCGGAGTCGCTCGGCCTCACCCAGTCCGCCGTGTCGCACGCCGTGGCGGCGCTGGAGCGCACCCTCGGCCAGCCGGTGCTGCACCGCCGCGGCGCGGTCCGGCCGACCGCGTTCGGGCACGACGTGCTGGCCCACGCCCGGACGGCCGTGGCCGCCTCGGTCGCCCTGACCGACCTGGCCGCGCGCCGCAACGGTCTCGCGCAGGGCACGGTGAAGCTGGCCGCGCCGCCCACGGTGTGCCAGGGGCTGCTGCCGGACCTGCTGGCCCGCTGGCGCGACGAGTTCCCGCACGTGCGGATCCGGGTGTTCGAGGGCGAGGACGACGAGGTCGCGGACTGGCTGGGCAACGGCACCGTCGAGATCGCGGTGGTGGTCGACCCGCCGCCCGGCGCGGGCGCGCTGGTCGGCGAGGACGCGTTCCACGTGCTGATGCGCGAGGACCACCCGCTGGCGGGGCAGGCCGCGGTGGACGTCGCCGACCTGGTGGACGACCCGTTCCTGCTGTCCTGCGGCGGCTGCGAGCGGCACGTCCGGGTGGTCTGCCAGGGTCTGCCGATCACGCCCGTGCACCGGGTGCGCGAGCTGGGCACGCTGCTGGCCATGGTGCGGGCCGGGATCGGCATCTCGCTGGTCCCGGGGCTGCTCGCGGCCATGCTGACGCCCGGCCTGGTGCTGGTGCCGCTGACCCGCCGGGTGACCCGGCGGCTGGTGGTCAGCGGTCCGCCGGACCGCGAGTGGCACCCCGCGGTGACCGCGCTGGTGGCGTCGGTCGACGCCGGGCGCTAG
- a CDS encoding DMT family transporter: MRNPWVGKFVLLSAIWGSSFALIKVAVDAGVPPVWVAFFRCLFGALALWAVCAVQRQGVPRDRRLWGHALVVAALLNSVPFTLLAYGETKVSSVLAGVFNATTPLMTLVFVLLIVPQEKISGAKLTGLVVGFAGVLVVLRAWEGLGDDVLVGSLACLGATFCYGAGFAYTRRFFSGGPQSASALSAVQITCGTAQLAVAAPLVGGLPSWPGWQAAAALLVLGAAGTGLAYVLNLDVIREAGPTVASTVTYVTPLWSTALGVLLLSEPAGWNTVVGGVVVVAGVLLARKPTNHPMGQKSTRTVVQVDKPGPA; this comes from the coding sequence GTGCGGAATCCGTGGGTGGGCAAGTTCGTGCTGCTGTCGGCCATCTGGGGCAGCAGCTTCGCGCTGATCAAGGTGGCGGTGGACGCGGGCGTGCCGCCGGTGTGGGTGGCGTTCTTCCGGTGCCTGTTCGGCGCGCTCGCGCTGTGGGCGGTGTGCGCGGTGCAGCGGCAGGGCGTGCCGCGCGACCGCCGGCTCTGGGGGCACGCGCTGGTCGTGGCCGCACTGCTGAACTCGGTGCCGTTCACGCTGCTCGCGTACGGCGAGACGAAGGTCAGCTCGGTGCTGGCCGGGGTCTTCAACGCGACCACGCCGCTGATGACGCTGGTGTTCGTGCTGCTGATCGTGCCGCAGGAGAAGATCAGCGGGGCGAAGCTGACCGGGCTCGTGGTGGGGTTCGCGGGCGTGCTGGTGGTGCTGCGGGCGTGGGAGGGCCTGGGCGACGACGTGCTGGTGGGCAGCCTGGCGTGCCTGGGCGCGACGTTCTGCTACGGCGCGGGGTTCGCCTACACCCGGCGGTTCTTCTCGGGCGGCCCGCAGTCGGCGAGCGCGCTGTCGGCCGTGCAGATCACCTGCGGCACGGCACAGCTCGCGGTGGCCGCGCCGCTGGTCGGCGGGCTGCCCTCGTGGCCGGGGTGGCAGGCCGCGGCAGCGCTGCTGGTGCTGGGCGCGGCGGGTACCGGGCTGGCGTACGTGCTGAACCTGGACGTGATCCGGGAGGCCGGTCCGACCGTGGCCTCGACGGTCACCTACGTGACGCCGCTGTGGTCGACGGCGCTGGGGGTGCTACTGCTGTCCGAACCCGCCGGGTGGAACACCGTCGTGGGCGGCGTGGTCGTGGTGGCGGGCGTCCTGCTGGCCCGCAAGCCGACTAACCATCCGATGGGACAAAAAAGCACCCGTACGGTAGTCCAAGTGGACAAACCCGGTCCTGCTTGA
- a CDS encoding HD domain-containing protein: MTFTVDDAVAIARVAHQGQVDKSGNPYIGHPLRVMGRVSGEHARMAAVLHDVVEDTVVTAEDLLAAGCPPEVVETVLALSHREGEPQEDYLRRVSADPVALVVKRADIADNTSPPRMALLDQPTRDRLLAKYARALDLLDQHA, translated from the coding sequence ATGACGTTCACCGTTGATGACGCCGTCGCAATCGCGCGCGTGGCGCACCAGGGACAGGTCGACAAGTCCGGCAACCCGTACATCGGCCACCCGCTGCGGGTGATGGGCCGGGTGTCCGGCGAGCACGCCCGGATGGCCGCCGTGCTGCACGACGTCGTGGAGGACACCGTCGTCACGGCCGAGGACCTGCTGGCCGCGGGCTGCCCGCCGGAGGTGGTCGAGACGGTGCTCGCGCTGAGCCACCGCGAGGGCGAGCCCCAGGAGGACTACCTGCGCCGGGTCTCGGCCGATCCGGTCGCGCTCGTGGTCAAGCGGGCCGACATCGCCGACAACACGTCCCCGCCCCGGATGGCGCTGCTGGACCAGCCCACCCGGGACCGCCTGCTGGCGAAGTACGCCCGCGCGCTGGACCTGCTCGACCAGCACGCGTAG
- a CDS encoding Uma2 family endonuclease has protein sequence MRQDIGERPYTVDDLEDMPDDGRRYELIDGMLLVSPAPALRHQKIVAKLIVMLDALCPEGMHVLPAPFAVRHSRTTEVQPDLLVAREEDFTDKLLPVAPLLVVEVLSPSSVMTDTNLKKSLYERMGVPSYWVVDPRQPMLDVFELNAEGRYELVSVVKGDQAFEAVRPFPVRVVPVELLGTLK, from the coding sequence ATGCGACAAGACATCGGCGAACGTCCCTACACGGTCGATGACCTGGAGGACATGCCCGATGACGGCCGGCGGTACGAGCTCATCGACGGGATGCTCCTCGTGAGCCCGGCACCGGCGCTGCGTCATCAGAAGATCGTGGCGAAGTTGATAGTGATGCTGGACGCCTTGTGCCCGGAAGGGATGCACGTGCTGCCCGCGCCGTTCGCCGTGCGGCACTCCCGGACGACCGAGGTGCAGCCGGACCTGCTGGTGGCCCGTGAAGAGGACTTCACCGACAAGCTGCTGCCGGTCGCGCCGCTGCTCGTCGTGGAGGTGTTGTCGCCGAGTTCGGTCATGACCGACACGAACCTCAAGAAGTCGCTGTACGAGCGGATGGGCGTGCCGAGCTACTGGGTGGTCGACCCCCGGCAGCCGATGCTCGACGTGTTCGAGCTGAATGCCGAAGGCCGCTACGAATTGGTGTCCGTGGTGAAGGGCGACCAGGCGTTCGAGGCCGTGCGGCCGTTTCCGGTCCGGGTTGTTCCGGTCGAGTTGTTGGGGACCTTGAAATGA
- a CDS encoding chitinase, whose protein sequence is MDFVEVDVASRTRRALVAVVVGLLAMAGLTLVVAGSASAANLVANPGFDAGNTSGWTCSNATAVSTPKRSGSHALSGTPAGSDNARCSQTIAVRPNTAYKLSAWAQGSYVYLGVTGTGSGDKSTWTPGSAAFTQLNIDFTTGASASSVTVYVHGWYGQPAYFVDDVNLDGPGTPPTSTTTTTPTSTSTSTSTTTTTTTTTTTTTTGNPDPTLPKHVLTGYWHNFDNGSRVLKLADVPTTYDIVAVAFADAVPATRGAVAFNLDPVLSSKLGGYTDAQFKADIRTLQSRGQKVIISVGGEKGTIWAGDTASATAFANSVKTLIANYGFDGVDIDLENGVSSTYMAQALRSIHAGGGKIITMAPQTIDMQSTGQEYFKLALAVKDILTVVNMQFYNSGTMLGCDQKVYSQGTVDFLVALACIQLQNGLRPDQVGLGLPASPSGAGGGYQSAANVNKALDCLAKGTNCGSFKPSQTWPGIRGAMTWSINWDASSGWGFSNTVAPHLDTLP, encoded by the coding sequence ATGGACTTCGTGGAGGTGGACGTGGCTTCGAGGACTAGACGCGCTCTGGTCGCCGTGGTGGTGGGCTTGCTGGCCATGGCGGGCCTGACCTTGGTGGTGGCGGGCAGCGCGTCGGCCGCCAACCTGGTCGCCAACCCCGGTTTCGACGCCGGGAACACCAGCGGCTGGACGTGTTCCAACGCGACCGCTGTCAGCACGCCCAAGCGCAGCGGCTCGCACGCGCTGTCGGGCACCCCGGCGGGTTCGGACAACGCCCGCTGCTCCCAGACCATCGCCGTGCGGCCCAACACCGCGTACAAGCTCTCCGCGTGGGCGCAGGGCAGCTACGTCTACCTGGGCGTCACCGGCACCGGTAGCGGCGACAAGAGCACCTGGACGCCGGGCTCGGCCGCGTTCACGCAGCTCAACATCGACTTCACGACGGGCGCGTCCGCGTCCAGCGTCACGGTCTACGTGCACGGCTGGTACGGGCAGCCCGCGTACTTCGTGGACGACGTGAACCTGGACGGCCCCGGCACCCCACCGACCTCCACCACGACCACGACGCCCACCAGCACCAGCACCTCGACGTCCACCACGACGACGACCACCACCACGACCACCACGACGACGACCGGCAACCCCGACCCGACGCTGCCGAAGCACGTGCTGACCGGCTACTGGCACAACTTCGACAACGGCTCGCGCGTGCTCAAGCTCGCCGACGTGCCCACCACGTACGACATCGTGGCGGTCGCGTTCGCCGACGCGGTGCCCGCGACCCGCGGTGCGGTCGCGTTCAACCTGGACCCGGTGCTGTCGAGCAAGCTCGGCGGCTACACCGACGCCCAGTTCAAGGCCGACATCCGGACCCTCCAGTCCCGCGGCCAGAAGGTGATCATCTCGGTCGGTGGCGAGAAGGGCACCATCTGGGCCGGTGACACCGCCTCGGCGACCGCGTTCGCCAACAGCGTCAAGACGCTGATCGCGAACTACGGCTTCGACGGCGTCGACATCGACCTGGAGAACGGCGTCAGCTCCACCTACATGGCGCAGGCGCTGCGCAGCATCCACGCGGGCGGCGGCAAGATCATCACGATGGCCCCGCAGACCATCGACATGCAGTCGACCGGCCAGGAGTACTTCAAGCTGGCGCTGGCCGTGAAGGACATCCTCACGGTCGTCAACATGCAGTTCTACAACTCGGGCACGATGCTGGGCTGCGACCAGAAGGTCTACTCGCAGGGCACCGTGGACTTCCTGGTGGCGCTGGCCTGCATCCAGCTGCAGAACGGGCTGCGCCCGGACCAGGTGGGCCTGGGCCTGCCCGCGTCGCCCTCGGGCGCGGGTGGCGGCTACCAGTCCGCGGCCAACGTCAACAAGGCGCTCGACTGCCTCGCCAAGGGCACCAACTGCGGCTCGTTCAAGCCGTCGCAGACCTGGCCGGGCATCCGGGGCGCGATGACGTGGTCGATCAACTGGGACGCGTCCAGCGGCTGGGGGTTCTCGAACACGGTGGCGCCTCACCTCGACACGCTGCCGTGA
- a CDS encoding DUF885 domain-containing protein, which translates to MTTARELADDLLELTSDADPVTATLMGLPGRDDKLPDPSAAADRALRLRAERIAARARAGDDDPVTRAVVAQQADALALKLGSNLVEHTHAEGLNAPIALLLVALPLTRPADERGRRDYLTRLAGLPDYLAALAARQRASRRRPIAHLVAAAVARLDRHLAEDADPLAIPLRDTDSAAACADLLAAAVRPAFARYREFLRAEIEPRGRSKDEPGLCGLPGGGDLYAGLVRLYTTTDHTPEQLHRIGLDLIEALDREYEEIGARVFGPISAAEVRRRLLDDPALRWRTAEEMVVLARETIARAERVAGDWFGTLPAARCAVDVVPEADAPNAPLAYYMDPALDGTRPGTYFVNTHQAELRDRFSAEATAFHEGVPGHHFQIALAQQLTELPLLRRLASIEAYLEGWALYTERLADEMGLYSDDVARLGMLSGDSLRAARLVVDTGIHALGWTWQQAVDYLRAHAVMPDVDICSEVDRYCENPAQALSYMVGRLEIQRLRGEAERRLGDRFDIRAFHDLVLGGGPLPMAVLADVVDRWCDSVV; encoded by the coding sequence GTGACGACAGCGCGCGAGCTCGCCGACGACCTGCTGGAACTGACTTCGGACGCGGATCCGGTCACGGCGACCCTGATGGGCCTGCCCGGCCGGGACGACAAGTTGCCGGACCCGAGCGCGGCGGCGGACCGCGCGCTGCGCCTGCGGGCGGAGCGGATCGCGGCCCGCGCCCGCGCCGGGGACGACGACCCGGTGACCCGGGCGGTGGTGGCGCAGCAGGCGGACGCGCTGGCGCTCAAGCTGGGCTCGAACCTGGTCGAGCACACCCACGCCGAGGGCCTCAACGCGCCGATCGCCCTGCTGCTGGTGGCGTTACCGCTGACCAGACCCGCGGACGAGCGGGGCAGACGGGACTACCTGACCCGGTTGGCGGGCCTGCCGGACTACCTGGCGGCGTTGGCGGCCCGGCAGCGCGCCTCGCGGCGCCGGCCGATCGCGCACCTGGTGGCGGCGGCCGTCGCGCGGCTGGACCGGCACCTCGCCGAGGACGCCGACCCGCTGGCGATCCCGTTGCGGGACACCGATTCCGCCGCTGCCTGCGCGGACCTCCTGGCCGCTGCCGTGCGCCCGGCGTTCGCCCGCTACCGCGAGTTCCTGCGCGCCGAGATCGAGCCGCGCGGCCGTTCCAAGGACGAGCCGGGGCTGTGCGGGCTGCCCGGTGGCGGCGACCTGTACGCGGGGCTGGTGCGGCTCTACACCACCACCGACCACACCCCCGAGCAACTGCACCGCATCGGGCTGGACCTGATCGAGGCGCTCGACCGGGAGTACGAGGAGATCGGCGCGCGGGTGTTCGGCCCGATCTCGGCGGCCGAGGTGCGCCGCCGGCTGCTGGACGACCCGGCGCTGCGCTGGCGCACCGCCGAGGAGATGGTGGTGCTGGCGCGGGAGACCATCGCGCGGGCCGAACGCGTCGCGGGCGATTGGTTCGGCACGCTGCCGGCGGCCCGCTGCGCGGTGGACGTGGTGCCCGAGGCGGACGCCCCGAACGCGCCGCTGGCGTACTACATGGACCCGGCGCTGGACGGCACGCGGCCGGGCACGTACTTCGTCAACACCCACCAGGCCGAGTTGCGCGACCGGTTCAGCGCCGAGGCGACCGCGTTCCACGAGGGCGTGCCCGGCCACCACTTCCAGATCGCGCTGGCGCAGCAGCTCACCGAGCTGCCGCTGCTGCGCCGGCTCGCCTCGATCGAGGCCTACCTGGAGGGCTGGGCGCTCTACACCGAGCGGCTGGCCGACGAGATGGGGCTCTACAGCGACGACGTGGCCCGGCTGGGGATGCTGTCGGGCGACTCGCTGCGCGCCGCGCGGCTCGTGGTGGACACCGGGATCCACGCGCTGGGCTGGACCTGGCAGCAGGCGGTGGACTACCTGCGCGCCCACGCCGTGATGCCGGACGTGGACATCTGCTCCGAGGTGGACCGGTACTGCGAGAACCCCGCGCAGGCGCTGTCCTACATGGTGGGGCGACTGGAGATCCAGCGCCTGCGCGGCGAGGCGGAGCGCCGGCTGGGCGACCGCTTCGACATCCGGGCGTTCCACGACCTGGTGCTCGGCGGCGGTCCGCTGCCGATGGCCGTGCTCGCCGACGTGGTCGACAGGTGGTGCGACTCGGTCGTCTGA
- a CDS encoding amino acid permease codes for MTSVQGGFGQGSGVFRRKPIEQISEDKGTGLTRTLGLWQLTAIGIGGIIGAGVFSLAGAVANQTAGPAVLISFLIAGIASAAAAFSYAEFAGMIPKAGSAYTYGYAVLGEIVGWFIGWDLLLEYTAIVAVVAIGISGYFNELLNLLGLELPAWMLGAPGTETGGVAAGSYQVNLFAVLLCLLIAYVLNLGMKNAARFETVLVYLKVAIVLLVIVVGVFHIDTANYNPFFPFGLSGAFTGAATVFFAVFGYDAMSTAAEESKDSQRHMPKAIIYSLAISMVLYVLACLVLTGMVNYKDVDAESAFATAFADIGLPALGIVISVGAVLGITTVLFTFLMGAARVGYSMSRDGLLPRWFAKTHPVKHVPTRTTWVLGVASALIAGFLPIGEAAELTNIGILLAFVVVCVAVIVLRYKQPDLLRTFKTPGMPVVPAIGVVFSLWLITFLAPETWLRFGIWFALGLVVYFAYSKRNSVLEKAGPSDR; via the coding sequence ATGACCTCCGTGCAGGGCGGCTTCGGTCAGGGTTCGGGCGTGTTCCGCCGCAAACCCATCGAGCAGATCTCCGAGGACAAGGGCACCGGGCTCACCCGGACGCTGGGACTGTGGCAACTGACCGCGATCGGCATCGGCGGCATCATCGGCGCGGGCGTCTTCTCGCTCGCCGGAGCCGTGGCGAACCAGACCGCGGGCCCCGCCGTGCTGATCTCGTTCCTCATCGCGGGCATCGCCAGCGCGGCGGCGGCGTTCTCCTACGCCGAGTTCGCGGGCATGATCCCGAAGGCGGGCTCCGCCTACACCTACGGCTACGCGGTGCTGGGCGAGATCGTCGGCTGGTTCATCGGCTGGGACCTGCTGCTGGAGTACACCGCGATCGTGGCCGTGGTCGCGATCGGCATCTCCGGGTACTTCAACGAACTGCTCAACCTGCTGGGGCTCGAACTGCCCGCGTGGATGCTCGGCGCACCCGGCACCGAGACCGGCGGGGTCGCGGCCGGCAGCTACCAGGTCAACCTGTTCGCGGTGCTGCTGTGCCTGCTCATCGCGTACGTGCTGAACCTGGGGATGAAGAACGCGGCCCGGTTCGAGACCGTCCTGGTCTACCTGAAGGTCGCGATCGTGCTGCTGGTGATCGTGGTCGGCGTGTTCCACATCGACACCGCCAACTACAACCCGTTCTTCCCGTTCGGCCTGTCCGGCGCGTTCACCGGCGCCGCCACGGTGTTCTTCGCCGTGTTCGGCTACGACGCGATGAGCACGGCCGCCGAGGAGTCCAAGGACTCCCAGCGGCACATGCCCAAGGCCATCATCTACTCGCTGGCCATCTCCATGGTGCTCTACGTGCTGGCCTGCCTGGTGCTGACCGGCATGGTCAACTACAAGGACGTCGACGCCGAGAGCGCGTTCGCCACCGCGTTCGCCGACATCGGCCTGCCCGCGCTGGGCATCGTCATCTCCGTGGGCGCGGTGCTGGGCATCACGACCGTGCTGTTCACGTTCCTGATGGGCGCGGCCCGGGTCGGCTACTCGATGTCCCGCGACGGCCTGCTGCCCCGCTGGTTCGCCAAGACCCACCCGGTCAAGCACGTGCCCACCCGCACCACGTGGGTGCTCGGCGTGGCGTCCGCGCTGATCGCGGGCTTCCTGCCGATCGGCGAGGCCGCCGAGCTGACCAACATCGGCATCCTGCTGGCGTTCGTGGTGGTGTGCGTCGCGGTGATCGTGCTGCGGTACAAGCAGCCCGACCTCCTCCGCACGTTCAAGACGCCGGGGATGCCCGTCGTGCCGGCCATCGGCGTGGTGTTCTCGCTGTGGCTGATCACGTTCCTCGCGCCCGAGACGTGGCTGCGGTTCGGGATCTGGTTCGCCCTCGGCCTGGTGGTCTACTTCGCCTACAGCAAGCGGAACTCCGTGCTGGAGAAGGCCGGCCCGTCGGACCGCTGA
- a CDS encoding alkaline phosphatase D family protein gives MDRTRTRRTHPRRDALRLGAIAGVVALAPAVPAAASSPAFRHGVASGDPLPDRVVLWTRVTPTDDATPGSGRGPDVTVDYEIADDAAFRRVVARGCARTGPHRDHTVKLDVAGLRPNRRYYYRFTYDGTRSPVGRTRTAPSRRADVEALRFGVVSCSNWGVGHFAAYRHLAERDDLDAVLHLGDYLYEGHDGTTVPLRPAEPPHETVTLADYRQRHAQYQTDPDLQQLHAAYPWIITVDDHEFADNAWAGGSPSHTEGDEGTWADRKAAALRAYREWMPVRFDGEHVYRRLRYGTLAEITMLDLRGYRSRQLEPGQQDTPDRTMTGGVQTNPDQWDGYRHDRDAVLSWPAERNIADTVFLTGDVHCSWAFEVPGDGYPVRPPLATELVVPSVTSDNIDELTGSPPRTTSLAIEAALLGLNRHLKWVELDSHGYAVLDVTAARIRLDWYFLADRTRRDSPATLAKSVTVGSGSQRLS, from the coding sequence GTGGACCGGACACGCACCAGACGAACACACCCCAGAAGGGACGCGCTGCGGCTCGGCGCGATCGCCGGAGTCGTGGCGCTCGCTCCCGCCGTGCCCGCCGCGGCCTCCTCACCCGCCTTCCGCCACGGGGTCGCGTCCGGCGACCCCTTACCCGACCGCGTCGTCCTGTGGACCCGCGTCACCCCGACAGACGACGCCACCCCCGGCTCCGGGCGCGGCCCGGACGTCACCGTCGACTACGAGATCGCCGACGACGCGGCGTTCAGACGTGTCGTGGCACGCGGTTGCGCACGCACCGGCCCGCACCGCGACCACACCGTCAAACTCGACGTGGCGGGGCTGCGCCCGAACCGCCGGTACTACTACCGCTTCACGTACGACGGCACCCGATCCCCGGTCGGCCGCACGCGGACCGCGCCCTCCCGCCGGGCCGACGTCGAGGCGCTGCGGTTCGGCGTCGTGTCGTGCTCGAACTGGGGTGTCGGACACTTCGCCGCCTACCGGCACCTCGCCGAACGCGACGACCTGGACGCCGTGCTGCACCTGGGCGACTACCTGTACGAGGGCCACGACGGCACCACCGTGCCGCTGCGGCCCGCCGAACCGCCCCACGAGACCGTGACCCTGGCCGACTACCGGCAGCGCCACGCGCAGTACCAGACCGACCCGGACCTCCAGCAGCTGCACGCCGCCTACCCGTGGATCATCACCGTCGACGACCACGAGTTCGCCGACAACGCGTGGGCCGGCGGTTCCCCCAGCCACACCGAAGGCGACGAAGGCACGTGGGCCGACCGCAAGGCGGCGGCACTGCGCGCCTACCGCGAGTGGATGCCCGTCCGGTTCGACGGCGAGCACGTCTACCGGCGGCTGCGCTACGGCACGCTCGCCGAGATCACCATGCTGGACCTGCGCGGCTACCGCAGCCGGCAACTCGAACCGGGACAGCAGGACACCCCCGACCGCACCATGACCGGTGGCGTCCAGACCAACCCGGACCAGTGGGACGGCTACCGGCACGACCGCGACGCGGTGCTGTCGTGGCCGGCCGAGCGGAACATCGCCGACACCGTCTTCCTGACCGGTGACGTGCACTGCTCGTGGGCGTTCGAGGTGCCGGGCGACGGCTACCCGGTGCGCCCGCCCCTGGCGACCGAACTGGTCGTGCCGTCGGTGACGTCGGACAACATCGACGAGCTGACCGGCTCGCCGCCGCGCACCACGTCCCTGGCGATCGAGGCCGCGCTGCTGGGCCTCAACCGCCACCTGAAGTGGGTCGAACTGGACTCGCACGGCTACGCGGTGCTCGACGTGACCGCCGCCCGGATCCGGCTGGACTGGTACTTCCTGGCCGACCGGACCCGCCGGGACTCCCCCGCGACCCTGGCCAAGTCGGTCACCGTCGGGTCCGGGTCGCAGCGGCTGTCCTGA
- a CDS encoding NAD(P)H-dependent flavin oxidoreductase yields MLDRLEVPVIAAPMAGGASTPELVAEVGRAGGLGFLAAGYLTAAALADQVAATSAAAGDRFGVNLFVPGPKSTVDLRAYRERVRAQSPAEPGEPRWDDDDYAAKLELVMALRVPVVSFTFGLPDAHDVARLHAAGTTVVVTVTTPAEARQAAQVGADALCVQGCDAGGHRGTFADDGVSPGGGELFGVLAALRLVRARVDLPLIATGGLVHGADVAAVLAAGAVAAQLGTAFLACPEAGTNPVHRAALADGTRRTALTRAFSGRPARGLVNRFLTENSPAAPAAYPQVHHLTKPVRATGDPELMSLWAGQTYALVRPAPAAEVVARLHTEARQALAAASRRIPPL; encoded by the coding sequence ATGCTGGATCGACTCGAAGTCCCGGTGATCGCCGCACCGATGGCGGGCGGCGCGTCCACGCCGGAACTGGTCGCCGAGGTGGGCCGGGCGGGCGGGCTCGGGTTCCTGGCGGCCGGCTACCTGACCGCGGCGGCGCTCGCCGACCAGGTCGCCGCCACCTCGGCGGCGGCCGGGGACCGGTTCGGGGTCAACCTGTTCGTGCCCGGCCCGAAGTCCACTGTGGACTTGCGGGCGTACCGGGAACGGGTGCGCGCGCAGTCGCCGGCCGAGCCGGGCGAACCGCGCTGGGACGACGACGACTACGCGGCGAAGCTGGAACTGGTGATGGCGCTGCGGGTGCCGGTGGTCTCGTTCACCTTCGGCCTGCCCGACGCGCACGACGTGGCGCGGCTGCACGCGGCCGGGACGACGGTCGTGGTCACCGTCACCACGCCCGCCGAAGCCCGCCAGGCCGCGCAGGTCGGGGCGGACGCGTTGTGCGTGCAGGGTTGTGACGCCGGCGGGCACCGCGGCACGTTCGCCGACGACGGGGTCTCGCCGGGCGGCGGCGAGCTGTTCGGCGTACTGGCCGCCCTCCGGCTGGTCCGCGCCCGGGTGGACCTGCCGCTGATCGCGACCGGCGGGCTGGTGCACGGCGCGGACGTGGCCGCGGTGCTGGCCGCGGGCGCGGTGGCGGCCCAGCTCGGCACCGCGTTCCTGGCCTGCCCGGAAGCCGGCACCAACCCGGTGCACCGCGCGGCGCTCGCCGACGGCACCCGGCGCACCGCGTTGACCAGGGCGTTCAGCGGGCGTCCGGCACGGGGGCTGGTGAACCGGTTCCTCACCGAGAACAGCCCGGCCGCACCGGCGGCCTACCCGCAGGTGCACCACCTGACCAAGCCGGTGCGCGCGACCGGCGACCCGGAGCTGATGTCGCTGTGGGCCGGGCAGACCTACGCGCTGGTCCGACCGGCCCCGGCGGCGGAGGTGGTGGCCCGGCTGCACACCGAGGCGCGCCAGGCGCTGGCCGCCGCGAGCCGGCGGATTCCGCCGCTGTAG